Proteins from a single region of Dyella sp. BiH032:
- the trbG gene encoding P-type conjugative transfer protein TrbG yields MKKLLLSFAIALCLPAIAAAQTVPGISSAVQSGAEAPVVLTPSFGAPTTAPPSQPAATQAAQAAQAAQAAQAAQAAPAAPAQSTPLTQALAQQAQAPAVQQAPVQAAQSQTAQANTAANSQATDAQFSRAKKKAPPKVQKVQDTFDLEQRARVAEYLGSSIQKPTGARSKGSATIYTYNPTGIYVVYCGLERVTDVMLQPGEKLPNGEKSIVGGDTSRWDVTPIQSGDPANPQIHVIIKAQDAGAVTNVVIATDRHTYILDLRSVEDWYMPAVSWSYPEEAMKALAMEAQQQQKVSTTTASIPVSAEKMDFQYKWTTGKAFSPLQVFDDGTHTYIRMPASVSSSDAPALFVIENKQPIYVNFRVKAGNSENGPLYEVDRLFERAELRVGDNKPVKIIRHPRWYQ; encoded by the coding sequence ATGAAAAAGCTCTTGCTCTCGTTTGCCATCGCCTTGTGCCTGCCGGCGATCGCGGCTGCACAAACGGTTCCTGGCATCTCAAGCGCTGTGCAGTCAGGCGCCGAGGCGCCCGTGGTGCTCACGCCGTCCTTTGGTGCGCCTACGACCGCGCCGCCATCGCAACCAGCGGCCACGCAGGCAGCTCAGGCAGCTCAGGCAGCTCAGGCAGCTCAGGCAGCTCAGGCAGCGCCCGCAGCGCCCGCGCAATCTACGCCACTGACGCAGGCGCTGGCTCAGCAGGCCCAGGCGCCTGCCGTGCAGCAAGCACCCGTGCAAGCAGCTCAGAGCCAAACGGCTCAAGCGAACACAGCAGCGAATAGCCAAGCCACCGACGCGCAGTTTTCGCGTGCGAAAAAGAAGGCGCCGCCCAAGGTGCAGAAGGTGCAAGACACCTTCGACCTCGAACAGCGGGCGCGCGTGGCCGAGTATCTTGGCAGCAGCATTCAGAAGCCTACCGGCGCGCGCAGCAAGGGAAGCGCGACGATTTACACATACAACCCGACTGGCATCTACGTCGTCTATTGCGGCCTCGAGCGCGTGACCGATGTGATGCTGCAACCTGGCGAAAAGCTTCCGAATGGCGAGAAGTCGATCGTAGGTGGCGACACGTCGCGTTGGGACGTCACGCCGATTCAGAGTGGCGACCCGGCGAATCCACAGATCCACGTCATCATCAAGGCGCAGGATGCCGGCGCGGTGACGAATGTGGTGATCGCCACCGATCGTCACACGTACATCCTCGACTTGCGTTCCGTCGAAGACTGGTACATGCCGGCCGTCTCGTGGAGCTATCCCGAGGAAGCGATGAAGGCGCTCGCCATGGAAGCGCAGCAGCAGCAGAAGGTTTCGACAACCACGGCCTCAATCCCGGTTTCGGCCGAGAAAATGGACTTTCAGTACAAGTGGACGACAGGCAAGGCTTTCTCGCCGCTGCAAGTGTTCGATGACGGTACGCACACGTATATCCGCATGCCGGCGAGCGTCAGCAGCAGCGACGCGCCCGCGCTCTTTGTCATCGAGAACAAGCAGCCGATCTACGTGAATTTCCGCGTCAAGGCCGGCAATTCGGAGAACGGACCACTCTACGAAGTCGATCGCCTCTTTGAGCGCGCCGAGCTCCGCGTGGGCGACAACAAGCCCGTCAAGATCATCCGTCATCCGCGCTGGTATCAGTGA
- a CDS encoding VirB8/TrbF family protein, which yields MSTKELLGQAIGRKIASAPETPHHKRARKSWNSVLGDAAVREKNWRMIAGVLGGALVLSSGASWHYAHLPSPPPLIAERCDATGVTQVIGYAGTANAKVNVQDYRTALSRWIQNVRSLSSDPVVVKDKWAEAYAFMGPQAQAKLNQEANADDSPQKKIGQVTIAVQVGNVVPISPDSYEGRWVQTTYNMQNGAIVDRSDWTATFTVMQREMKSDDPQALINPNGLTIVDFSWHKDLSNRN from the coding sequence ATGAGCACTAAGGAATTACTCGGCCAAGCGATCGGCCGCAAGATCGCATCGGCACCGGAAACGCCCCATCACAAACGAGCGCGGAAAAGCTGGAACAGCGTGCTTGGTGATGCGGCCGTTCGCGAAAAGAACTGGCGGATGATTGCGGGTGTGCTGGGTGGTGCGCTTGTGCTGAGCTCTGGTGCATCCTGGCACTACGCGCACCTTCCCTCACCGCCACCGCTGATCGCCGAACGTTGTGATGCAACGGGTGTAACGCAGGTGATCGGATACGCCGGCACCGCCAACGCGAAAGTGAACGTGCAGGACTATCGCACGGCGTTGTCGCGATGGATTCAGAACGTTCGGAGCCTGTCCTCCGATCCGGTGGTGGTCAAAGACAAATGGGCTGAGGCTTATGCCTTCATGGGGCCGCAGGCGCAAGCGAAGCTCAACCAAGAAGCCAATGCGGACGACTCCCCGCAAAAGAAGATCGGGCAAGTCACGATCGCCGTGCAGGTAGGTAACGTCGTTCCCATCTCTCCGGACAGCTACGAGGGGCGCTGGGTGCAGACCACCTACAACATGCAGAACGGCGCGATTGTTGACCGCTCGGATTGGACGGCTACTTTCACGGTCATGCAGCGGGAAATGAAGAGCGACGATCCCCAGGCGCTCATCAATCCGAACGGTCTGACGATTGTGGATTTCTCCTGGCACAAAGACCTGTCGAACCGGAACTGA
- the trbL gene encoding P-type conjugative transfer protein TrbL, with protein MDGQPYVPDTGTLTLLLGKFVSVFSLGFDRLGPESRWILSTMVTMEIVLSGLAWAAKGQDAHLGLAKKLLPIGFITLLVTTWKSVVTMVIGGFLWIGKTAGGGTSDFINDPSRIVDIGMDVCQPIIDFLNSYETWNPAKALIMGILLGGSMIGILASFFVIAINCFITYLEFYIVSVLTAIFVPFGVFKPTAFLSEKAIGAVIGQGVKLMVLAFIVAVSAPVIQSINLPAEPTIAQCWLTLLAVLAIAILAVHAPALAGGILSGSPSLSAGSAATTTLGAMAGMAAAGGGALIAGKAAAQGGAAAAHSASRVSGAVSAAGMEGAKQGAAMAQGVGGGRVGTVGAAVGGAVGNVAGMAISKAADAVKSGASQVGSGLKNSFAKGQNDASNFMPMKPLPSASAAAAASQAGTEGAAETVAPEAAAASAASEGASAGVGAAEAATNSSEAPAAAPAPAAAAPAPAPAAPAPAPAPAPARPPAPAAAPVPSNSTRGADNATADKKITSNAAKAVESMKGDGGGGGSMSPQLHHGEE; from the coding sequence ATGGATGGTCAGCCATACGTGCCTGACACTGGCACGCTTACGCTACTGCTTGGCAAGTTCGTTTCCGTTTTCTCGCTCGGCTTTGATCGGCTCGGGCCGGAATCGCGTTGGATCTTGTCCACGATGGTAACGATGGAAATCGTCCTGTCAGGCCTGGCGTGGGCCGCCAAGGGACAGGATGCGCATCTCGGCCTTGCCAAGAAGCTCTTGCCCATTGGTTTCATCACGCTCCTTGTGACGACGTGGAAAAGCGTTGTGACGATGGTGATTGGCGGCTTTCTGTGGATTGGCAAAACCGCGGGCGGCGGAACGAGCGACTTCATCAACGACCCTTCGCGCATCGTTGATATCGGTATGGACGTCTGTCAGCCCATCATCGATTTCCTCAACAGCTACGAAACCTGGAACCCCGCCAAGGCGCTCATCATGGGCATCCTCTTGGGCGGCTCGATGATCGGCATTTTGGCGAGCTTCTTTGTCATCGCCATCAATTGCTTTATCACCTACCTCGAGTTCTACATCGTCTCGGTACTGACGGCGATTTTCGTGCCGTTTGGCGTTTTTAAGCCGACCGCTTTTCTTAGTGAAAAGGCGATTGGCGCCGTGATCGGACAGGGCGTCAAGCTGATGGTGCTGGCCTTCATCGTGGCCGTATCCGCCCCCGTCATTCAAAGCATCAACCTGCCGGCTGAGCCGACGATTGCTCAGTGTTGGCTCACGTTGCTCGCGGTGCTCGCGATCGCGATTCTCGCTGTCCATGCGCCCGCGTTGGCGGGCGGCATTCTCTCCGGTTCGCCTTCCTTGAGCGCGGGCTCGGCCGCAACGACGACTCTCGGCGCTATGGCTGGTATGGCCGCAGCCGGTGGCGGTGCCTTGATCGCAGGCAAGGCCGCCGCCCAGGGCGGCGCAGCGGCGGCACACAGCGCGTCGCGAGTGTCGGGCGCGGTATCCGCAGCCGGCATGGAGGGAGCCAAGCAGGGCGCGGCAATGGCACAGGGCGTTGGCGGTGGCCGGGTTGGCACTGTAGGCGCGGCCGTGGGCGGTGCCGTGGGCAACGTGGCTGGCATGGCAATCAGCAAGGCCGCTGATGCTGTGAAATCGGGAGCGTCCCAAGTTGGTAGCGGCCTCAAAAACTCGTTCGCCAAGGGCCAGAACGACGCCAGTAACTTCATGCCCATGAAGCCCCTGCCGAGTGCATCTGCCGCTGCTGCTGCAAGCCAGGCGGGCACAGAAGGTGCCGCCGAGACAGTAGCGCCAGAGGCCGCAGCGGCCTCTGCTGCGAGCGAGGGCGCTTCGGCTGGCGTTGGCGCAGCGGAAGCTGCAACGAACTCGAGCGAAGCACCGGCCGCAGCGCCCGCCCCCGCGGCTGCTGCCCCTGCCCCCGCTCCCGCGGCACCGGCACCGGCACCGGCACCGGCACCGGCACGCCCACCGGCACCGGCTGCCGCGCCGGTCCCTTCAAATTCAACGCGCGGCGCCGATAACGCCACCGCAGACAAGAAAATCACCAGCAACGCAGCTAAGGCCGTTGAGTCGATGAAGGGCGACGGCGGCGGTGGCGGCTCCATGTCGCCGCAGCTCCACCACGGAGAGGAATAA
- the trbJ gene encoding P-type conjugative transfer protein TrbJ yields the protein MSIKAVVLGCVMTVLVGLVVYPKPAPAQWVVTDPGNMIENTISALQNMQQSINQATQISNEVSQINNQITQINQGVRNLQSIPTNLTQSYIMSFGRLMQTLQNVQGLAGQVDNLQSRFQTAYPDFAANNPSFQQARTYSDQWGAQNRQNVQDALTSGAQVLANLKDSQADLMSAQNSSQAAQGQLDAVQAGNQINAVVASQLQQMQAQNAVFQQAVLQKQAADAAQEQLSTEQKRKALSDWGTKGQHAPVTDPLLNQPIGN from the coding sequence ATGTCGATCAAAGCAGTGGTGCTTGGCTGTGTGATGACGGTGTTGGTGGGCCTGGTGGTGTACCCGAAGCCGGCGCCGGCTCAGTGGGTCGTGACCGATCCGGGCAACATGATTGAGAACACCATTTCTGCGCTGCAAAACATGCAGCAAAGTATTAATCAGGCGACACAGATATCTAATGAGGTGTCGCAGATAAATAATCAAATAACGCAGATTAATCAGGGGGTGAGAAACCTACAATCCATCCCCACAAATCTAACCCAATCATATATAATGAGCTTCGGGCGGCTCATGCAAACCTTGCAGAACGTTCAGGGTTTGGCGGGTCAGGTAGATAATCTGCAATCACGGTTCCAGACGGCTTATCCAGATTTCGCGGCAAATAATCCATCGTTCCAACAGGCGCGCACGTATTCGGACCAGTGGGGGGCGCAGAACAGGCAAAACGTACAAGACGCGCTGACCTCGGGTGCCCAGGTGTTGGCGAACTTGAAGGATTCGCAAGCTGACCTGATGAGCGCCCAGAACAGCAGCCAGGCCGCTCAAGGGCAGCTCGACGCGGTACAGGCAGGCAATCAGATCAACGCGGTAGTTGCTTCACAGCTCCAACAGATGCAAGCACAAAACGCCGTGTTTCAGCAGGCGGTACTTCAAAAGCAAGCAGCCGACGCAGCACAGGAACAACTATCGACGGAGCAAAAGCGGAAGGCGCTTAGTGATTGGGGTACTAAGGGCCAGCACGCTCCGGTAACGGACCCCCTACTCAACCAACCTATCGGGAACTGA
- a CDS encoding DUF853 domain-containing protein translates to MNLDTFIRHGTDFATFIIVAGLAVMLLLALLRRGHVTFAQYASEPPDLSVVLPWGVMVRPGVVLNKNGAFQACFEYRGPDLDSATKEELIITVAQLNNSVKRNGSGWYFYADMHHQGSPSFTQSAFPNPASQLIEMERAAQFEDGRFFESHYFFTVGWLPPKAIESKARDFFFEDEEITAKGEAQELAIANEWLDKFCNEADRIAGGLTRVLPSVRFIRDDDTLTYLHSTCSTKKHTVALPEIPTELDCLLTDVPLTGGRHPKLGESYIGAITVKGYPGGMTPGYLDVLNQQNFPFRYVVRWVALDKKDAQAEITKVRKEWFSSRLGLKAMFRQSMSPESAGNTLENPDALDKTADANAALQELGNDYCSYGYLTQTIIVLDPDFKNLKNRLQALSDEIEARGFVTINETLHGNALDAFLGCIPGNVINNIRRPMMNTLNLGHVMPVSSVWAGPTYCPNPLMAPKSPPHFVGATNGHIPFRFSGFIGDVGHMFIGGPTGAGKSVLLNFLESQWQRYSDLAKGVISQVYIFDKGGSSRVLTGNVGGTFYDLGSENSPAFQPLARVDDIEERRWAEGWILDRIAEEIGDPQQITSDMKTAVWNALTTLGGFADVRQRTITGFVTQVQDQRVKDALRRFCISGPFGAIVDSDHDDFEASPWIAFEMDTLMNTPGVVMAVLSYLFHRLEQQFDGVTPTFLVLDEAWIFLDHPIFAAKIREWLKTLRKKLVSVVFATQSLDEVIKSPIMATIKEQCLTKIYLPNVNAMNDETYDNYRSFGLNKKQIQIIATATPKEQYYLTSPEGNRLFSLGLGPVAIALVASTSEKSQASYEAVYEKHKGNVLDLNVAWLQTCRDNLPPDREHDWKRESLQWGINYVDGVRSALLQRAA, encoded by the coding sequence ATGAACCTCGATACCTTTATCCGTCACGGCACGGATTTCGCCACATTCATCATTGTTGCCGGCCTGGCTGTGATGTTGCTCCTGGCGTTGCTGCGTCGTGGACACGTCACGTTCGCGCAGTACGCCAGCGAACCGCCCGATTTGAGCGTGGTGTTGCCGTGGGGCGTCATGGTTCGGCCGGGTGTGGTGCTGAACAAGAACGGCGCGTTCCAGGCCTGCTTTGAGTATCGCGGCCCTGACCTCGATTCGGCCACGAAAGAAGAACTGATTATCACCGTCGCGCAGCTCAACAACAGCGTTAAGCGCAACGGTTCCGGCTGGTACTTCTACGCCGACATGCACCACCAGGGATCGCCCAGCTTCACGCAGAGCGCGTTTCCCAATCCAGCCTCGCAGTTGATCGAGATGGAGCGCGCGGCTCAGTTTGAGGACGGTAGGTTTTTCGAGAGCCACTACTTTTTCACTGTGGGTTGGCTCCCCCCGAAGGCCATCGAGTCGAAAGCGCGCGATTTCTTTTTCGAGGATGAAGAAATCACCGCCAAGGGTGAAGCGCAGGAGCTCGCCATCGCGAATGAATGGCTCGACAAGTTTTGCAACGAAGCCGATCGCATAGCAGGCGGTCTGACGCGCGTTCTTCCGTCCGTGCGCTTTATCCGCGATGACGACACCCTCACCTACCTGCATTCGACGTGCAGCACAAAGAAACACACGGTCGCGCTCCCCGAAATTCCGACCGAGCTCGACTGCCTGCTGACGGACGTTCCGCTCACGGGCGGCCGTCATCCGAAGCTGGGTGAGAGCTATATTGGTGCGATCACGGTCAAGGGCTATCCGGGCGGGATGACGCCAGGCTATCTGGACGTGCTGAATCAACAGAATTTCCCGTTCCGCTATGTCGTGCGCTGGGTGGCGCTCGACAAGAAGGATGCCCAGGCCGAAATTACGAAAGTGCGCAAAGAGTGGTTCAGCTCGCGACTTGGTTTGAAAGCCATGTTCCGCCAGTCCATGAGCCCGGAGTCGGCGGGCAACACGCTCGAGAATCCCGATGCGCTGGATAAGACGGCCGACGCAAATGCGGCGCTGCAAGAGCTCGGAAACGACTATTGCAGCTATGGCTATTTGACTCAGACGATCATCGTCCTCGACCCGGATTTCAAAAATCTCAAGAACCGCTTGCAGGCGCTATCTGACGAAATTGAGGCGCGTGGTTTCGTCACGATCAATGAGACGTTGCACGGCAATGCCCTCGATGCGTTCCTCGGTTGCATCCCTGGCAATGTCATCAACAACATTCGCCGCCCCATGATGAACACGCTCAACCTCGGCCACGTCATGCCGGTTTCGAGTGTTTGGGCTGGCCCGACTTACTGCCCCAATCCGCTCATGGCGCCAAAGTCACCCCCGCATTTCGTCGGCGCCACGAACGGGCATATCCCTTTCCGTTTCTCGGGTTTCATTGGCGACGTGGGTCACATGTTCATCGGCGGCCCAACCGGCGCGGGTAAGTCGGTGCTGCTGAACTTCCTTGAATCACAGTGGCAACGGTATTCGGATCTAGCCAAAGGCGTTATCAGCCAGGTCTACATCTTCGACAAGGGCGGCAGTAGTCGTGTGCTGACCGGCAACGTCGGTGGAACCTTCTACGATCTTGGCTCGGAGAACTCGCCGGCATTCCAGCCGCTTGCGCGCGTGGACGACATTGAGGAACGACGCTGGGCTGAGGGTTGGATTCTCGACCGCATCGCGGAAGAAATTGGCGACCCGCAGCAGATCACCAGCGACATGAAAACGGCTGTGTGGAATGCGCTCACCACGCTCGGCGGCTTCGCCGACGTTCGGCAACGCACGATCACTGGCTTCGTCACACAGGTACAAGACCAGCGCGTAAAGGATGCGCTGCGCCGCTTCTGCATCTCCGGCCCGTTTGGCGCCATCGTGGATAGCGATCACGATGACTTTGAGGCAAGCCCCTGGATTGCCTTCGAGATGGATACGCTGATGAATACACCTGGCGTGGTCATGGCGGTGCTGTCCTACCTGTTCCATCGCCTCGAGCAGCAGTTTGACGGCGTGACGCCGACGTTCCTCGTGCTGGATGAGGCTTGGATCTTCCTCGACCACCCCATTTTCGCCGCGAAAATTCGCGAGTGGTTGAAGACGCTGCGTAAGAAACTCGTGTCCGTGGTCTTCGCTACACAGTCGCTCGATGAAGTCATCAAGTCGCCAATCATGGCGACGATCAAAGAGCAGTGCTTGACCAAGATTTACCTGCCGAACGTCAACGCCATGAACGACGAAACCTACGACAACTATCGTTCGTTCGGGCTCAACAAGAAGCAGATTCAAATCATCGCGACAGCTACACCGAAGGAACAGTATTACCTCACGTCGCCCGAAGGTAATCGACTGTTCTCGCTCGGCCTTGGCCCGGTAGCGATCGCGCTTGTGGCATCGACGTCCGAGAAGTCGCAGGCAAGCTACGAGGCCGTCTACGAGAAGCACAAGGGCAACGTGCTTGACCTCAACGTCGCCTGGCTACAGACGTGCAGGGACAATCTTCCGCCCGATCGCGAACATGATTGGAAGCGGGAGAGTTTGCAGTGGGGCATCAACTATGTGGATGGCGTGCGTAGCGCCCTCCTACAGCGTGCGGCGTAA
- a CDS encoding VirB3 family type IV secretion system protein, translating into MADIEGSPEGYEVPVHRSLIEPRLTAGVPRTPAFYNGIVMAAICLGLQVIWYLPIGIFLHIGMAILTKYDPQWYDALMRQMKLETYYRP; encoded by the coding sequence ATGGCAGATATCGAAGGAAGCCCGGAAGGCTACGAAGTTCCGGTGCACCGAAGCCTCATCGAGCCCCGCCTTACGGCGGGCGTGCCGCGGACTCCGGCGTTCTACAACGGAATCGTGATGGCGGCTATCTGCCTTGGCCTTCAAGTCATTTGGTACTTGCCGATCGGGATATTTCTCCACATCGGCATGGCGATCCTCACCAAGTATGACCCGCAGTGGTACGACGCGCTGATGCGTCAGATGAAGCTCGAAACCTACTACCGGCCATAA
- a CDS encoding TrbC/VirB2 family protein: MDKQKKIRSTEGAAVKAQSPIISRQAAQLALCVLILALPLAASASGAGMPWEGWMAQILNSMAGPYAKVIGALLIMGCGIGIANGEGNTKKAFQVGTGLSVAFTASSFFLNFLGFSGGAVFGI, encoded by the coding sequence ATGGACAAGCAAAAGAAAATCCGCAGTACGGAAGGCGCCGCCGTGAAGGCGCAGAGCCCCATTATCTCCCGGCAGGCCGCCCAGCTCGCGCTTTGCGTGCTGATCCTGGCCCTGCCCCTGGCGGCCAGCGCATCGGGCGCCGGCATGCCGTGGGAGGGCTGGATGGCTCAGATCCTCAACTCGATGGCCGGCCCCTACGCCAAGGTGATCGGTGCGCTCCTGATTATGGGTTGCGGCATCGGTATCGCGAATGGCGAGGGCAACACCAAGAAGGCGTTTCAGGTCGGTACCGGCTTGAGTGTCGCCTTTACCGCGTCGAGCTTCTTCCTGAACTTCCTCGGGTTCAGCGGCGGCGCCGTGTTCGGCATCTAA
- a CDS encoding ATPase, T2SS/T4P/T4SS family: MLDSSFGPEISALLKDDTVEEVRVNTDGQLWAVQSGARVNTGVILSDAQRMMVINSVADIAGEEARDTNPSFPAELPESGYRFHAVIPPQVPHPTFVVRRKPTKVFELEQYVERGELSAEQLEVIAQAIDAHENILVVGGTASGKTTFTNALLRRIGRITGRILTIEDTRELIVMCDEWIPLRTVRKGREIVRDMASLLRDSLRLTPDRIIVGEVRGAEVVAMLDAWGTGHPGGVATVHANSDREALERIEDLMRQGRYEPVPRQIARTINLIIFLGFETYTDGAGVNRRRRRVLGMSRVKGVKPTELGHEYIFAEACAAKAA, translated from the coding sequence ATGCTCGATAGCAGTTTTGGACCGGAAATCTCGGCCCTGTTGAAAGACGACACCGTGGAGGAAGTGCGCGTGAATACGGACGGCCAACTATGGGCCGTGCAGAGCGGTGCGCGCGTCAACACGGGTGTCATCCTGTCCGACGCGCAACGCATGATGGTCATCAATTCCGTCGCCGACATTGCCGGCGAGGAAGCTCGCGACACGAACCCGAGTTTCCCGGCCGAGCTACCTGAAAGCGGCTACCGCTTTCATGCCGTGATTCCGCCCCAGGTTCCGCACCCGACGTTTGTTGTGCGCCGCAAGCCCACGAAGGTCTTTGAGCTTGAGCAGTACGTTGAGCGCGGCGAGTTGAGCGCCGAACAGCTCGAGGTAATCGCCCAGGCCATCGACGCACACGAGAATATCCTCGTTGTGGGCGGCACCGCCTCGGGCAAAACAACATTCACCAATGCCCTACTGCGCCGGATCGGTCGCATTACGGGCCGCATCCTGACGATCGAGGACACGCGCGAGCTTATCGTCATGTGCGACGAGTGGATTCCGCTGCGCACCGTCCGCAAGGGCCGTGAAATCGTGCGTGACATGGCCTCGCTTTTGCGCGACTCCCTGCGCCTGACCCCTGATCGAATCATCGTCGGCGAGGTCCGCGGCGCCGAGGTGGTGGCAATGCTGGACGCTTGGGGTACGGGCCATCCTGGCGGCGTGGCTACCGTCCACGCGAACAGCGATCGCGAAGCCTTGGAGCGCATCGAGGATCTTATGCGCCAGGGGCGGTACGAGCCCGTCCCCCGTCAGATCGCGCGCACCATTAACTTGATTATCTTTCTAGGCTTTGAAACATACACGGACGGGGCAGGTGTTAATCGCCGCCGCCGCCGTGTGCTGGGTATGTCTCGCGTCAAGGGAGTTAAGCCAACGGAGCTCGGCCACGAATATATCTTTGCAGAAGCATGTGCCGCCAAAGCGGCGTGA